One Ahaetulla prasina isolate Xishuangbanna chromosome 1, ASM2864084v1, whole genome shotgun sequence DNA window includes the following coding sequences:
- the IFT22 gene encoding intraflagellar transport protein 22 homolog isoform X1, producing the protein MLKIKLLFVGPSEAGKSVLANFLSETIEGIGSYIPTQGVRILEYEKPHFNGNSKGPGCRFELWDCGGDQKFETCWPALMKDSHGVVIIFNPDLPSHVKEIEMWYSCFVQQQQLLENQCLLIAHHKPGTAEDVDNLTLPSPLNRLTLIHSSLEEDPEDVRMEFVKFLKNITNLVNETRDREEMLIIN; encoded by the exons ATGCTTAAAATAAAACTCCTTTTCGTAGGCCCCAGCGAG GCTGGAAAATCTGTCTTGGCAAACTTCTTGTCAGAGACCATTGAAGGTATTGGCAGTTACATCCCCACACAAGGAGTAAG GATTTTAGAATATGAGAAGCCACATTTcaatggaaacagcaaaggaccaggatGTCGGTTTGAACTATGGGATTGTGGAGGTGATCAAAA ATTTGAGACTTGCTGGCCTGCTCTGATGAAAGATTCCCATGGTGTCGTCATTATTTTTAATCCAGACTTGCCAAGCCATGTGAAGGAAATTGAAATGTGGTACTCCTGTTTTGTCCAACAGCAGCAGTTGCTTGAGAATCAGTGCTTGCTCATTGCACATCACAAGCCAGGCACTGCAGAAGATGTAGACAATCTCACTTTGC CTTCACCATTGAACAGGCTGACACTGATACACTCCAGTCTTGAAGAAGACCCTGAAGATGTCCGAATGGAATTTGTGAAGTTCCTGAAGAATATTACTAATTTGGTAAATGAGACCCGGGACAGAGAGGAGATGCTGATTATTAATTAG
- the IFT22 gene encoding intraflagellar transport protein 22 homolog isoform X2, translating to MLKIKLLFVGPSEAGKSVLANFLSETIEGIGSYIPTQGVRFETCWPALMKDSHGVVIIFNPDLPSHVKEIEMWYSCFVQQQQLLENQCLLIAHHKPGTAEDVDNLTLPSPLNRLTLIHSSLEEDPEDVRMEFVKFLKNITNLVNETRDREEMLIIN from the exons ATGCTTAAAATAAAACTCCTTTTCGTAGGCCCCAGCGAG GCTGGAAAATCTGTCTTGGCAAACTTCTTGTCAGAGACCATTGAAGGTATTGGCAGTTACATCCCCACACAAGGAGTAAG ATTTGAGACTTGCTGGCCTGCTCTGATGAAAGATTCCCATGGTGTCGTCATTATTTTTAATCCAGACTTGCCAAGCCATGTGAAGGAAATTGAAATGTGGTACTCCTGTTTTGTCCAACAGCAGCAGTTGCTTGAGAATCAGTGCTTGCTCATTGCACATCACAAGCCAGGCACTGCAGAAGATGTAGACAATCTCACTTTGC CTTCACCATTGAACAGGCTGACACTGATACACTCCAGTCTTGAAGAAGACCCTGAAGATGTCCGAATGGAATTTGTGAAGTTCCTGAAGAATATTACTAATTTGGTAAATGAGACCCGGGACAGAGAGGAGATGCTGATTATTAATTAG